ACCTGCCTTCCATTGCTGGCGCTCGTGGTCGCAGTTGCCGGCTGCAACGAAGGCGAACCGCTGCCGAATGGATATCACCTGTTTTTCGCCAACAGCTCCGAGGCGAGTCTCGTGAAGCCGGCGACCAAGGGGGGCGAGTGTCTTGCCGGACCGCACGTCGCCGAGCTGGGCCATTCCGGGGCGATCATCTTCGGGAGGATCGAGCCCAAGGCCGGCCTTCCGCCCCATCCCGACCACGCGCCCGGGTATTTCGTGATCGACTCGGCCACCGACACAAAGTCGACCGGCCTCGAGCGGGCGGCGTGGCTCGACGAGCTGAAGGCTGCCGGGATCGCGGCCCCGGTCCTGCTTCCCCCGCAGCGGGTGTGGCCGAAGAAGTATTGATCGCGCCCGTCGGGGAGAGCCGCTTTCATGCCCGCCGACCCACCGACCAAGACCGACCTGCTCGAGCTCTTTGCCACGTTCCGCGGCGACGGACTGGGGTTCTGGCGGGCCATCGATCCAGCCGACTTCTGGACGCGGCCCGGCGGTGCCTGGTCTCCGGCCGACAACGTCCGTCACCTCACGATCTCGGCGGCCCCCGTGGCCCGGGCGCTGCGCATCCCGCGCGTGATCCTCCGCGCGCTGTTTGGCATGGCCACCCGACCATCGCGTACGTGGCACGCGCTCCGCTCGGCCTATCTCGACCGCCTCGCCAAGGGTGGCTCAGCCGGGCCCTACGCCCCTCCGCCGGTCGCGCCGCCAGCCGATCTGGCGGCCGGGCAGCGGCGGCTCATCGGTGAGTGCGAGGCCACGGTGCTGAGCCTCGTGCGCGCCATCACCGCCTGGGGCGACGACGCGCTCGACCGCTACCGCCTGCCACATCCGCTGATCGGCAAGCTGACGCTCCGCGAGATGCTCGTGTTCACGCTGTTTCACTTCGACCACCACCGCGACAACGTCGCCCGGCGGCTGGCCGGCCAGGAGCCTCGTCGCTGATCGCGCCGCGTGCCGCTGAGCACCTACGGCGCACCGACCTTCATCCCTTGCGAGTACGACCACGATGACCAAGCCACCAACGTGGTTCGCCGCCGTCGTCGCCGTAACGCTGCTCTGGAACATCGTCGGCCTGCTGGCGATCCTCGCGGATCTCCGGCAGGCGGCCGTCGACGGCGCCGCGCCAGCCGCGCAGGAGCAGGCGCTCCGCGCCGCCTGACCGCTGTGGAGTGTCGCTGCCAGCGTCGTCGCGGTCGTGGGGGGCACGCTGGGCTGCCTGATGCTGCTCTTCCGCAGGCGCGAGTCGCTCGCTCTCCTGTGGGCGTCGCTGGCGGGCGTCGTGGTTCAAGACATCGGCATCTTCGCGGTCGCCGGTGTCGGCAAGGAAGCCGGTCCGGTGCCGTTCATCCTCCAGGGCCTC
This is a stretch of genomic DNA from Planctomycetota bacterium. It encodes these proteins:
- a CDS encoding DinB family protein, translated to MPADPPTKTDLLELFATFRGDGLGFWRAIDPADFWTRPGGAWSPADNVRHLTISAAPVARALRIPRVILRALFGMATRPSRTWHALRSAYLDRLAKGGSAGPYAPPPVAPPADLAAGQRRLIGECEATVLSLVRAITAWGDDALDRYRLPHPLIGKLTLREMLVFTLFHFDHHRDNVARRLAGQEPRR